CTCGCCGCGGAGCTGGAGGGCGGCCTCCACGATCTGGTAGGTGCCGCTGGCCCCTACCGGATGGCCCCGGGCCTTGAGGCCGCCCATGGTGGAGAGGGGTATGCAGCCCTCGGGGGCCACGCAGCCCTTGGCCGCCAGGTCCAGGGCCTCCCCCCGCCGGGCGAAGCCGCAGGCCTCCAGGGAGAGGGCGGTGATGATGGTGAAGGCGTCGTGGGCCTCGAAGAGGTCCATGTCCTTGGGTCCCCGCCCCGCGACCTTATAGGCGCGGGCGGCGGAGTGGGCGGCCGCGCCCAGGGTCAGGATGTCTTCCCGCTCGGCGAGGCCGATGGTGTCGGTGGCCACCGCGGAAGCGGCGATCCGCACCGGTTTGTGGTGCGGGCGCAGCATGGACTGGGCGCACACCACCACCGCCGCCGCCCCGTCGCAGACGGGGGCGGCGTCCAGGATGCCGATGGGGGAGGCCACCATCGCGCAGGAGGAGAAATCCTCCACGCTCAGGGGCTCTCGGAACATGGCGCGGGGGTTGGTCTGCGCGTTCTTGTGGGCAGTGACCGCGAAGGGGGCGAAGGCTGCGCGCTCCCGGCCCGTCTCGTGCATGTAGCGGCGCATGAGGAGGGCGGATAGGGCCACGAAAGAGAAGCCATGGCTGGCCTCGTAGTCCTGGTCGGCGGCGGTCGCCAGGCTGGCGGTCACGCTATCGGGGACGCCGTCCGTCATCTTCTCGATCCCCACGGCTAGGACCGCCTCGTGGGCCCCTGCGGCCACGGCCAGGGCCGCCGCCCGTACCGCCGCCCCCCCGGAGGCGCAGGCCGCTTCCACTTTCCAGGCCTCTAGGGGGAGCAGGCCGGCCGCGTCCGCGAGGAGGGTGGCCACGTTCTCCTGGCCGTTCAGGCAGCCGCCCATCATGTTGCCGGCGTAGAGGGCGTCCACCCTCTCCATCCCCGCGTCGGCGAGGGCGTCACGGATGGCGGCCTCGCCCAGCTCACGCAGGCCGCGGTCCCAGTGCTCGCCCACCGCGGTCTGACCGATCCCCACGATGAAGACGTCCCTCATGACCTTTTGATCTTTCCCCGGAGCTTGAGATAGTGGCCATAGCCGTCCACCCTCTGGCCGCGGTCCAGGTACTCCTCCACCGACGTGCCCTGGCGCCGGTCCCGGATTTGGTCCGTCACCCGGAAAGCGAAGGCGTCGCTGCCCGCGCCCGAGCCGTAGGAGCAGAAGAAGATGCGGTCGCCCGGCTCCGCCACGTCGAGAATGGCGGCCAGGCCGAGGAGCGACGATCCCGCGTAGGCGTTCCCCATGCGCCGGGCCACCAGGCCGAGTCGGATCTGCGGGCGCGTGAATCCCAGCTCCTCCGCTACGCGCTCCACGAACTTGGGCACCGGCTGGTGAAACACCGCGTGGGCGAAGTCCGCGGGCGTGGCCTCGATCTCGGCCAGGAGGCGGCGGGAGGCGGCCAGGGTGTGCTTGAAGTAAGAGGGCTCGCCAGTGAACCGGCCGCCGTGCTCGGGGTAGGCCGCCCCCTCGCGGCGGAAGAAGTCGGGGGTGTCGGTCACGTGGGAGACCGAAGCCTCCACCACGGCCAGGGCGTCGTCCGCGGGGGCAAAGAGGTAGGCGGCCCCCCCGCAGCCCGCGGTGTACTCGAGGGCGTCCCCCGGCTTGGACTGGGCGGTGTCCATGCCGATGGCCAGCGCGCGCTCCACCATCCCTGAACCCACGAAGGCCACCGCCGCCTGCATGGCCTCGCTCCCCGCCTTGCAGGCGAATTCCATGTCGGCCGCCACCAGGTTGGGGGTGATGCCCAGGGCCTCCGCGACCACGGTGGCGGAGGGTTTCACCGCGTAGGGCTTGGACTCTGTCCCCACCCAGACCGCACCGATGGCGGAATGGTCGGCCCGGGCCCGGTCGAGGGCAAGGCGCGCGGCCTCGATCGACATCGTGATCACATCCTCGTCGGGCCCGGGGACCGACTTCTCCGCCACCGCGGGGGCCACCGCCCCCCGCGCCCGCCAGGCGGCCGAGATGTCGGCGGTCGAGACCCGGAACCGCGGGACGTACGCCCCGTAGCCCGCGATGCCCACCGCCCTCTGCGCCCTCACGCTTTTCTTCCTTTCCGGACCGGCTTGCCCCGGCCGCGCCTGCCGGTCTCCAGGCCCGTGAAGAAGATGTCCTGCATCTCGCTGGCCAGGCGCTCCGCGGCGATCGCGCCCTCGGGGCGGAACCACTTGTAGATCCAGAGGACCATGCCCAGGAACGCGAAGGCCGCCACCTTGGTGTTGACGGGGCGGATCTGGCCGTTGCGGATGGCCTCCGCGAGGGTGGTCTCCAGGAAGCGCACGTAGCGCTTCTTGCGGGCGTTGATCTGGGCCCGGGCCTCGCCGGTGAGGGTGGCGTGCTCGTGGAGGATGATCGTGACCTCCTTGCTCCAGCCCTGGGTCACGAGGAGCACGTTCCGCTCCATGCACTCCCGGAGCCGCTGCAAGGGGTCCGCGATGGGAAGCACGTGGGAGAGCACCTTTTCCTCGAAGACGTCCATCCCGTAGTTTTGGATCTCCAGGAGGAGGTGCTCCTTGCTGCGAATGTGGTGGTAGAGGCCGGCCTTGGTGAGTCCGGCGGCCTCCGCGATGTCGTGGATGGAGGTGCCCTCGTAGCCCTTCTCGCAGATGAGACGGGCGGCGGTCTCCAAGATGGCGCGGTGGCGGTCTCGGGGGTCGGTGAGGACCGCCCGACGCTCTGGCTTGGGTGTGCGGGCCAAGTTGGAACCTCCAGGCCGCAGGGCGTCCCTCCTGCCGACCGCTCGTTTAGCTACCGATCGGTCGGTAGTATCCCCCACCGCCTCCGACGTGTCAAGGGAGCGCCGCCCTCCGGAGTCCCGGCGGGGTGGGGCGCGCCCGCCCCTTGTAGAATCCCGGCGAGGATATCGGTGGCTCGGCTTCCCCCCCTTCGTCGACGGCCCGCGTGAGCCGGTGGCTCTCCGCCGTCTCCCGCGCCGGCCTCGCCGTCACCCTGTTTCTGCTCGTGCTGGCCGTGCTTCGGTGGGGGCCGGTTCACGCCGAACCCCCCCTGGACGTGCGCGCCCTCCCTGTGGCCGGGCCCGCCGTGCTCTTGGCCGTCCTGGGCGCGCTCACCGGTCAGGAGAGGCGGCCCCGCCGGGCCCGCCCGTTCCTGGTCGCGCTCGTGCTCGTGGCCGGGGCCCTGACCGCGGTGGTGGCCGTGCGGGGACCCGCCGGCCTGCCCGTCGAGGTCTCCGACGGGCGGGAGGTCATCGCGCGCCTTCTCCCGGGCCCGGTGGACATCATCGGCCCCGACCTGCGCTCGGTGGTGGGCACCCGCCGGTCCCTGCACTGGCAGGGCCCGCTGCGCGCTCCCGCCAGCGGGACCTACCGGATCTGGGCCCTGGGCCGCGGCCGGGTCCGGGTCGAGCTCGACGGCCGGACGATCCTGGAGGTGGATGGCGGCGAGCGCTTGCGGGCCGGGGCGGAGCTCCCGATTGGCCGCGGCGAGCACGCTCTCGACGTGGGGCTGGAGTGGGCAGGACCAGGCCCGGCCCTCCGCCTAGGCTGGACGCGGCCGCGCGCGGGGGGGCGGGCGGGGGGCCGGGACGAGGCCATCCCCCCGCGCTACCTGGGTGCGGTCGGCTCGCCGCTCCTCTGGACCGTGACCGACTTGCTCGCCCTGCTGCTGGCCGGGCTGGTCGCGGCCCTGGTCTTCGTCCTTCCCTGGGACCAGCCGCGGCGTCTGCCCGCGCCTTTGCCGGCGACGAGGGGGCAGATCGCCGTCTCGCTCGCGGCCTACGTGCTCCTCTTGGC
This is a stretch of genomic DNA from Vicinamibacteria bacterium. It encodes these proteins:
- a CDS encoding thiolase domain-containing protein — protein: MRDVFIVGIGQTAVGEHWDRGLRELGEAAIRDALADAGMERVDALYAGNMMGGCLNGQENVATLLADAAGLLPLEAWKVEAACASGGAAVRAAALAVAAGAHEAVLAVGIEKMTDGVPDSVTASLATAADQDYEASHGFSFVALSALLMRRYMHETGRERAAFAPFAVTAHKNAQTNPRAMFREPLSVEDFSSCAMVASPIGILDAAPVCDGAAAVVVCAQSMLRPHHKPVRIAASAVATDTIGLAEREDILTLGAAAHSAARAYKVAGRGPKDMDLFEAHDAFTIITALSLEACGFARRGEALDLAAKGCVAPEGCIPLSTMGGLKARGHPVGASGTYQIVEAALQLRGEAGPNQIKGARRALAQSIGGHGSVAVTHILEV
- a CDS encoding hydroxymethylglutaryl-CoA synthase, which codes for MRAQRAVGIAGYGAYVPRFRVSTADISAAWRARGAVAPAVAEKSVPGPDEDVITMSIEAARLALDRARADHSAIGAVWVGTESKPYAVKPSATVVAEALGITPNLVAADMEFACKAGSEAMQAAVAFVGSGMVERALAIGMDTAQSKPGDALEYTAGCGGAAYLFAPADDALAVVEASVSHVTDTPDFFRREGAAYPEHGGRFTGEPSYFKHTLAASRRLLAEIEATPADFAHAVFHQPVPKFVERVAEELGFTRPQIRLGLVARRMGNAYAGSSLLGLAAILDVAEPGDRIFFCSYGSGAGSDAFAFRVTDQIRDRRQGTSVEEYLDRGQRVDGYGHYLKLRGKIKRS
- a CDS encoding TetR/AcrR family transcriptional regulator, with product MARTPKPERRAVLTDPRDRHRAILETAARLICEKGYEGTSIHDIAEAAGLTKAGLYHHIRSKEHLLLEIQNYGMDVFEEKVLSHVLPIADPLQRLRECMERNVLLVTQGWSKEVTIILHEHATLTGEARAQINARKKRYVRFLETTLAEAIRNGQIRPVNTKVAAFAFLGMVLWIYKWFRPEGAIAAERLASEMQDIFFTGLETGRRGRGKPVRKGRKA